In Streptomyces chartreusis, the following proteins share a genomic window:
- a CDS encoding DNA polymerase III subunit gamma and tau, whose amino-acid sequence MSSLALYRRYRPESFAEVIGQEHVTDPLQQALRNNRVNHAYLFSGPRGCGKTTSARILARCLNCEQGPTPTPCGECQSCRDLARNGPGSIDVIEIDAASHGGVDDARELREKAFFGPASSRYKIYIIDEAHMVTSAGFNALLKVVEEPPEHLKFIFATTEPEKVIGTIRSRTHHYPFRLVPPGTLREYLGEVCGREKMAVEEGVLPLVVRAGAGSVRDSMSVMDQLLAGAGEEGVTYAMATSLLGYTDGSLLDSVVEAFATGDGAAAFEVVDRIIEGGNDPRRFVADLLERLRDLVILSAVPDAAEKGLFDAPADVLERMQAQAGTFGAAELSRAADLVNEGLTEMRGATSPRLQLELICARVLLPAAYGDERSVMARLDRLERGVNFSGGGGTPAMGYAPAPDAHGAPAAAPAAAPQAPPVPPGGGPAAARAAVRATGPSTPTPAPAGQQPAPMAEQAPPPAQPPPTPAPAAEPPQTPPSAPAPSPGAWPTAAPAGGSRRPGGWPTAAPAGGGAQPTTPPAGAGSTPAPTPPPAASAPAPAAGAAPAYAPPSGGLDPRMLWPNILEAVKNRRRFTWILLSQNAQVAGFDGTTLQLGFVNAGARDNFAGSGSEEVLRQALAEQFSVQWKIEAIIDPSGGGSTPPPSGGSFGGGGGYGGGNTGGYGGGGTAAPRPPAPQPTPTPPSAAPSAAPTPAPQPPTTTSAPEPPPPVAPEDDIPEDDDPDLNESAMSGHDLIMRELGATVVEEFTNE is encoded by the coding sequence GTGTCGTCTCTCGCGCTGTACCGCCGCTATCGCCCGGAGTCGTTCGCCGAGGTCATCGGGCAGGAGCATGTCACCGACCCGTTGCAGCAGGCGCTGCGGAACAACCGGGTCAATCACGCGTACCTGTTCAGCGGTCCGCGCGGATGCGGCAAGACGACCAGCGCGCGCATCCTCGCGCGGTGTCTGAACTGCGAGCAGGGCCCCACGCCGACCCCCTGCGGGGAGTGCCAGTCCTGCCGCGACCTCGCTCGCAACGGACCGGGGTCCATCGACGTCATCGAGATCGACGCAGCGTCCCACGGTGGTGTGGACGACGCCCGTGAGCTGCGCGAGAAGGCCTTCTTCGGTCCCGCGAGCAGCCGCTACAAGATCTACATCATCGACGAGGCCCACATGGTCACGTCGGCCGGCTTCAACGCGCTGCTGAAGGTCGTCGAGGAGCCGCCGGAGCATCTGAAGTTCATCTTCGCCACCACCGAGCCCGAGAAGGTCATCGGGACCATCCGGTCGCGGACCCACCACTACCCCTTCCGGCTCGTCCCGCCGGGCACCCTGCGCGAGTACCTGGGCGAGGTGTGCGGTCGCGAGAAGATGGCCGTCGAGGAAGGCGTCCTGCCGCTCGTCGTGCGCGCGGGCGCCGGCTCGGTGCGTGACTCCATGTCCGTCATGGACCAGCTGCTCGCCGGAGCGGGGGAGGAGGGTGTGACGTATGCCATGGCCACCTCTCTGCTCGGCTACACCGACGGCTCGCTCCTCGACTCGGTCGTGGAGGCCTTCGCGACCGGTGACGGCGCCGCCGCCTTCGAGGTCGTGGACCGGATCATCGAGGGCGGCAACGACCCCCGCCGCTTCGTCGCCGACCTGCTGGAGCGGCTGCGGGACCTGGTGATCCTGTCCGCCGTCCCGGACGCCGCGGAGAAGGGCCTGTTCGACGCGCCCGCCGACGTCCTGGAGCGCATGCAGGCCCAGGCCGGCACCTTCGGCGCCGCCGAACTGAGCCGCGCCGCCGACCTCGTCAACGAGGGGCTGACGGAGATGCGGGGCGCCACCTCGCCCCGCCTCCAGCTGGAACTGATCTGCGCGCGCGTGCTCCTGCCGGCCGCCTACGGCGACGAGCGCTCGGTCATGGCCCGCCTCGACCGCCTGGAGCGGGGCGTGAACTTCTCCGGAGGCGGCGGCACGCCCGCGATGGGCTACGCCCCCGCCCCCGACGCACACGGAGCACCGGCCGCCGCCCCCGCCGCCGCGCCCCAGGCCCCGCCGGTTCCCCCCGGCGGCGGCCCTGCCGCGGCCCGAGCGGCCGTACGCGCCACGGGCCCGTCCACCCCGACCCCGGCCCCGGCAGGACAACAGCCCGCACCCATGGCGGAACAGGCCCCACCTCCGGCTCAGCCGCCCCCCACACCAGCCCCGGCCGCGGAGCCCCCTCAGACACCCCCCTCCGCCCCTGCCCCTTCCCCCGGCGCCTGGCCCACCGCCGCGCCCGCAGGCGGCAGCCGACGCCCCGGCGGCTGGCCCACGGCGGCCCCGGCGGGCGGCGGCGCCCAGCCGACCACGCCCCCGGCCGGAGCCGGCAGCACCCCCGCGCCCACCCCACCGCCGGCGGCATCCGCACCCGCCCCGGCCGCGGGCGCGGCACCCGCCTACGCCCCGCCCAGCGGCGGCCTCGACCCCCGCATGCTCTGGCCCAACATCCTGGAGGCGGTCAAGAACCGCCGCCGCTTCACCTGGATCCTGCTCAGCCAGAACGCCCAGGTGGCCGGCTTCGACGGCACCACCCTCCAACTCGGCTTCGTCAACGCCGGAGCCCGCGACAACTTCGCCGGCAGCGGCAGCGAGGAAGTACTGCGGCAGGCACTGGCCGAGCAGTTCAGCGTCCAGTGGAAGATCGAGGCGATCATCGACCCGTCGGGCGGCGGCTCGACTCCCCCACCGAGCGGCGGCTCCTTCGGCGGCGGAGGCGGCTACGGCGGCGGCAACACGGGCGGCTACGGCGGTGGCGGTACGGCCGCCCCACGCCCGCCCGCCCCCCAGCCGACGCCCACCCCGCCGTCGGCGGCCCCCTCCGCAGCCCCGACCCCGGCCCCGCAACCCCCCACGACCACCTCCGCCCCGGAGCCCCCACCCCCGGTCGCCCCCGAGGACGACATCCCCGAGGACGACGACCCCGACCTCAACGAGTCGGCGATGTCGGGCCACGACCTGATCATGCGGGAGCTGGGGGCGACGGTGGTCGAGGAGTTCACGAACGAGTAG
- the purD gene encoding phosphoribosylamine--glycine ligase, with protein MKVLVIGSGAREHALCRSLSLDPDVTALHCAPGNAGIAEVAELHQVDALDGAAVTALAERLAADLVVVGPEAPLVAGVADAVREAGIPVFGPSGEAAQLEGSKAFAKDVMAGAGVPTARSYVCTTPAEVDEALDAFGAPYVVKDDGLAAGKGVVVTADIAAARTHANACERVVIEEFLDGPEVSLFAITDGETVLPLQPAQDFKRALDGDEGPNTGGMGAYSPLPWADPKLVGEVMETVLQPTVDEMRRRGTPFSGLLYAGLAITSRGVRVIEFNARFGDPETQVVLARLKTPLAGVLLAAANGDLADLEPLRWSEEAAVTVVVASHNYPGTPRTGDPITGLDEVAAEDAPHAYVLHAGTKQDGDAIVSAGGRVLSVTATGKDLTEARDRAYRAVARIKLDGSQHRTDIAAKAAGE; from the coding sequence GTGAAGGTCCTCGTCATCGGCAGCGGTGCCCGCGAACACGCCCTGTGCCGTTCCCTGTCCCTCGATCCCGACGTCACCGCGCTGCACTGCGCCCCCGGCAACGCCGGCATCGCCGAGGTCGCCGAGCTGCACCAGGTCGACGCCCTGGACGGCGCGGCCGTGACCGCGCTCGCCGAACGCCTCGCCGCCGACCTCGTGGTCGTGGGCCCGGAGGCACCCCTCGTGGCCGGCGTCGCCGACGCCGTGCGCGAGGCGGGCATCCCGGTCTTCGGCCCCTCCGGAGAGGCCGCGCAGCTCGAGGGCTCCAAGGCGTTCGCGAAGGACGTGATGGCGGGAGCCGGCGTCCCGACGGCCCGCTCCTACGTCTGCACCACACCCGCCGAGGTCGATGAGGCCCTCGACGCCTTCGGCGCCCCGTACGTGGTCAAGGACGACGGCCTCGCCGCGGGCAAGGGCGTCGTCGTCACCGCCGACATCGCGGCGGCCAGGACGCACGCCAACGCCTGCGAGCGCGTCGTCATCGAGGAGTTCCTCGACGGCCCCGAGGTCTCCCTCTTCGCCATCACCGACGGCGAGACGGTCCTCCCGCTCCAGCCCGCCCAGGACTTCAAGCGGGCGCTCGACGGCGACGAGGGCCCCAACACCGGCGGCATGGGCGCGTACTCCCCGCTCCCCTGGGCCGACCCGAAGCTCGTCGGGGAGGTCATGGAGACGGTCCTCCAGCCGACCGTCGACGAGATGCGCCGCCGTGGCACCCCGTTCTCCGGTCTGCTCTACGCCGGTCTCGCGATCACCTCGCGGGGCGTGCGGGTCATCGAGTTCAACGCCCGCTTCGGCGACCCCGAGACGCAGGTCGTCCTCGCCCGCCTGAAGACCCCGCTGGCCGGTGTCCTGCTGGCCGCCGCCAACGGCGACCTGGCCGACCTGGAGCCCCTGCGCTGGAGCGAGGAGGCCGCGGTCACCGTCGTCGTCGCCTCGCACAACTACCCCGGCACCCCGCGCACCGGTGACCCGATCACCGGCCTCGACGAGGTGGCCGCCGAGGACGCCCCGCACGCCTACGTCCTGCACGCCGGCACCAAGCAGGACGGCGACGCGATCGTCAGCGCCGGCGGACGCGTCCTGTCGGTGACGGCGACGGGCAAGGACCTCACCGAGGCCCGCGACCGCGCGTACAGGGCGGTCGCCCGCATCAAGCTCGACGGCTCCCAGCACCGCACGGACATCGCGGCGAAGGCGGCCGGCGAATAA
- a CDS encoding N,N-dimethylformamidase beta subunit family domain-containing protein, which yields MGSEQIRRWESGALAHAVTDPFGQGPVPWLRGNVTYFDDTGQIVPWYVDGQAHPPTSDAPRVPAPRSAGPRSADDVHRQIKGFISTGAVAPGEAVDFHITVDPPQEFAVDIYRIGHYGGDGAAKITTSPRLSGIVQPAPLTADRTVSCHHWWLSWRLQIPSYWSIGAYVAVLTTVDGYRSHIPFTVRDNHPADLLLLLPDVTWQAYNLYPEDGRTGASLYHAWDEEGRLLGEADAATTVSFDRPYAGAGLPLHVGHAYDFIRWAERYGYDIAYADARDLHAGHVDPTRYRGLVFPGHDEYWSSNMRRTVELARENGTSLVFLSANTMYWQVELASSPSGVPDRLLTCRKRRGPGRPVLWREIDRPEQEVIGIQYAGQVPEPQPLIVRNADHWLWEATGAHDGDGIDGLVAGEADRYFPRAPLPDHEERILLAHSPYTDREGTLRHQETSLYRAPSGALVFSSGTFAWSPALDRPGHVDARVQRATANLLDRICKRD from the coding sequence ATGGGGTCGGAGCAGATCCGCCGCTGGGAGTCGGGAGCACTCGCGCACGCCGTGACGGACCCCTTCGGCCAGGGCCCCGTCCCCTGGCTGCGCGGAAACGTCACATACTTCGACGACACCGGCCAGATCGTCCCCTGGTACGTCGACGGCCAGGCGCACCCGCCGACGTCTGACGCCCCCAGGGTCCCGGCCCCCCGCAGCGCCGGCCCGCGCTCCGCGGACGACGTCCACCGGCAGATCAAGGGCTTCATCTCCACCGGCGCGGTCGCCCCCGGCGAGGCGGTCGACTTCCACATCACCGTGGACCCGCCGCAGGAGTTCGCCGTCGACATCTACCGCATCGGCCACTACGGCGGCGACGGCGCGGCCAAGATCACCACCAGCCCGCGGCTGTCCGGCATCGTCCAGCCCGCGCCGCTCACCGCGGACCGCACGGTCTCCTGCCACCACTGGTGGCTGTCCTGGCGGCTCCAGATCCCCTCGTACTGGAGCATCGGCGCGTACGTCGCCGTCCTGACCACCGTCGACGGCTACCGCTCCCACATCCCCTTCACCGTCCGCGACAACCACCCCGCGGACCTGCTCCTGCTGCTGCCCGACGTGACCTGGCAGGCCTACAACCTCTACCCCGAGGACGGCCGCACCGGCGCCAGCCTCTACCACGCCTGGGACGAGGAGGGCCGGCTGCTCGGCGAGGCCGACGCCGCCACCACCGTCTCCTTCGACCGCCCGTACGCGGGCGCCGGCCTGCCCCTGCACGTGGGCCACGCCTACGACTTCATCCGCTGGGCCGAGCGCTACGGCTACGACATCGCCTACGCCGACGCCCGCGACCTGCACGCCGGCCATGTCGACCCCACCCGTTACCGCGGCCTGGTCTTCCCCGGCCACGACGAGTACTGGTCGTCGAACATGCGCCGCACCGTGGAGCTCGCTCGCGAGAACGGCACCTCCCTCGTCTTCCTCTCCGCCAACACCATGTACTGGCAGGTCGAGTTGGCCTCCTCCCCGTCCGGCGTCCCGGACCGCCTGCTCACCTGCCGCAAGCGCAGGGGCCCCGGCCGCCCGGTCCTGTGGCGGGAGATCGACCGCCCCGAGCAGGAAGTGATCGGCATCCAGTACGCGGGCCAGGTCCCCGAGCCCCAGCCGCTGATCGTCCGCAACGCCGACCACTGGCTGTGGGAGGCCACCGGCGCCCACGACGGCGACGGGATCGACGGCCTGGTCGCCGGCGAGGCCGACCGCTACTTCCCGCGCGCCCCGCTGCCCGATCACGAGGAGCGCATCCTGCTCGCCCACTCCCCCTACACGGACCGCGAGGGCACCCTCCGCCACCAGGAGACGTCCCTGTACCGCGCCCCCTCCGGCGCCCTGGTCTTCTCCTCCGGAACCTTCGCCTGGTCCCCGGCGCTGGACCGCCCGGGCCACGTCGACGCCCGCGTCCAGCGCGCCACCGCGAACCTCCTGGACCGCATCTGCAAGCGTGACTGA
- a CDS encoding phosphoribosylaminoimidazolesuccinocarboxamide synthase, which translates to MSGFVEKPEPIEVPGLVHLHTGKVRDLYQNEAGDLVMVASDRMSAYDWVLPTEIPEKGRVLTQLSLWWFDQLADLVPNHVLSTDVPAGAPADWAGRTLVCKSLKMVPVEAVARGYLTGSGLAEYDASRTVCGLALPEGLVDGSELPAPIFTPATKAAVGEHDENVSYEEVARQVGADTAARLRQATLAVYSRGRDIARERGIILADTKFEFGFEGETLVLADEVLTPDSSRFWPADQWQPGRAQPSYDKQFVRDWLTSPASGWDRKSEQPPPPLPQEVVDATRAKYVEAYERLTGTSWS; encoded by the coding sequence GTGTCCGGATTCGTAGAGAAGCCCGAGCCGATCGAGGTTCCGGGCCTGGTGCACCTGCACACCGGCAAGGTGCGGGACCTGTACCAGAACGAGGCCGGCGACCTCGTGATGGTCGCCAGCGACCGCATGTCCGCCTATGACTGGGTGCTGCCGACCGAGATCCCCGAGAAGGGCCGCGTCCTCACGCAGCTCTCGCTGTGGTGGTTCGACCAGCTCGCCGACCTGGTCCCCAACCATGTGCTGAGCACCGACGTGCCGGCCGGCGCCCCCGCCGACTGGGCGGGCCGCACCCTGGTGTGCAAGTCGCTGAAGATGGTCCCGGTCGAGGCCGTGGCCCGCGGCTACCTCACCGGCTCGGGCCTCGCCGAGTACGACGCCTCCCGCACCGTCTGCGGCCTCGCGCTGCCCGAGGGCCTGGTCGACGGCAGCGAGCTGCCCGCCCCGATCTTCACCCCGGCCACCAAGGCCGCCGTCGGCGAGCACGACGAGAACGTCTCCTACGAGGAGGTCGCCCGCCAGGTCGGCGCCGACACCGCCGCCCGGCTGCGCCAGGCGACCCTCGCCGTCTACTCCCGGGGCCGGGACATCGCCCGGGAGCGCGGCATCATCCTCGCCGACACCAAGTTCGAGTTCGGCTTCGAGGGGGAGACGCTGGTCCTCGCCGACGAGGTGCTCACGCCGGACTCCTCCCGCTTCTGGCCGGCCGACCAGTGGCAGCCGGGGCGCGCGCAGCCGTCGTACGACAAGCAGTTCGTCCGTGACTGGCTGACCTCGCCGGCCTCCGGCTGGGACCGCAAGAGCGAGCAGCCCCCGCCGCCGCTCCCGCAGGAGGTCGTGGACGCGACCCGCGCGAAGTACGTCGAGGCGTACGAGCGGCTGACCGGCACGAGCTGGAGCTGA
- a CDS encoding response regulator transcription factor, which yields MSGSVRLLLADDEHLIRGALATLLSLEDDLVIVAEAATGPEALAMARAHRPDVAVLDLQMPGADGVKVATSLRAELPGCRVLIVTSHGRPGHLKRALAAGVRGFVPKTVSAQRLAEIIRTVHAGNRYVDPELAADAIAAGDSPLTAREAEVLELAADGAPVAEIAERAALSQGTVRNYLSSAASKLGAENRHAAVRVARERGWV from the coding sequence ATGAGCGGGTCGGTGCGGCTGCTGCTGGCCGACGACGAGCATCTGATCCGGGGCGCACTCGCCACGCTGCTGTCCCTGGAGGACGACCTCGTGATCGTCGCCGAGGCGGCCACCGGACCCGAGGCGCTGGCGATGGCCCGGGCGCACCGGCCCGATGTCGCGGTGCTGGATCTTCAGATGCCGGGGGCCGACGGTGTGAAGGTCGCCACATCTCTGCGCGCCGAACTTCCCGGCTGCCGGGTGCTGATCGTGACCAGTCACGGGCGGCCGGGGCATCTGAAGCGGGCTCTTGCGGCGGGTGTGCGCGGGTTCGTCCCGAAGACCGTCAGCGCGCAGCGGCTCGCCGAGATCATCCGTACCGTGCACGCCGGTAACCGTTACGTCGACCCGGAGTTGGCCGCCGACGCCATCGCCGCCGGGGACTCGCCGCTGACCGCGCGGGAGGCGGAGGTGCTGGAACTCGCCGCCGACGGGGCGCCCGTCGCGGAGATCGCGGAGCGGGCCGCGCTGTCCCAGGGGACCGTGCGGAACTATCTGTCGTCCGCCGCGTCGAAACTCGGCGCGGAGAACCGTCACGCGGCGGTGCGGGTCGCGCGGGAGCGAGGTTGGGTATAG
- a CDS encoding sensor histidine kinase has translation MRGPGTWWRGKSTPAKVETYTRASFHFFAVSELAGVGLPVIGRIGSWPGAVLMLLVCAHAATCMLTVSRSVDWVRGRREQPVRLMCALGAFTAAVAVTALAISEYGPKGDDIDSAAGSVFGVAMIFGMGIIALGVKVRRHVYAVVAGFSAGTGLIVAALTRSPLGALVTAVIVLLAGGFLAFTAVFSVWLLRSVYELDEARETRARLAVAEERLRFGRDLHDVMGRNLAVIALKSELAVQLARRGRPEAVEQMIEVQRIAQESQREVRDVVRGYREADLEVELVGARGVLTAAGIACEVTGEAAGLPVEVQSALAWVVREATTNVLRHGNAERCAVEVRVSEGRVVLKVENDGAAGASDGGGGSGLAGLRERLAAVDGTLEAGRAGEGMFRLVAEVPLTGAGVREVTV, from the coding sequence ATGCGCGGGCCGGGAACGTGGTGGCGGGGGAAGAGCACCCCGGCGAAGGTGGAGACGTACACGCGGGCGTCGTTCCACTTCTTCGCGGTGAGCGAGCTCGCCGGGGTCGGGTTGCCCGTCATAGGCCGGATCGGGAGCTGGCCGGGTGCCGTGCTGATGCTCCTGGTGTGCGCGCACGCGGCGACCTGCATGCTGACCGTGTCACGGTCGGTGGACTGGGTGCGCGGCCGGCGTGAGCAGCCCGTCCGGCTGATGTGCGCGCTCGGCGCGTTCACCGCCGCGGTCGCCGTCACGGCTCTCGCGATCTCCGAGTACGGCCCGAAGGGCGACGACATCGACTCGGCGGCCGGCAGCGTCTTCGGCGTCGCCATGATCTTCGGCATGGGCATCATCGCGCTCGGCGTGAAGGTACGCAGGCATGTGTACGCCGTCGTCGCGGGCTTCTCGGCGGGTACCGGGCTCATCGTGGCCGCGCTGACCCGGTCGCCGCTCGGTGCGCTCGTCACCGCGGTGATCGTGTTGCTCGCCGGCGGATTCCTCGCCTTCACCGCCGTCTTCTCGGTCTGGCTGCTCAGGTCCGTCTACGAGCTCGACGAGGCCCGTGAGACCCGCGCCCGGCTCGCGGTCGCCGAGGAGCGGCTGCGGTTCGGGCGGGATCTGCACGACGTCATGGGGCGCAACCTCGCGGTCATCGCCCTGAAGAGCGAGCTCGCCGTGCAGCTGGCGCGGCGCGGCCGGCCCGAGGCCGTGGAGCAGATGATCGAGGTGCAGCGGATCGCGCAGGAGTCGCAGCGCGAGGTGCGGGACGTCGTACGGGGGTACCGGGAGGCCGATCTGGAGGTCGAACTCGTCGGTGCGCGGGGCGTGCTGACGGCGGCCGGAATCGCGTGCGAGGTGACCGGGGAGGCGGCCGGGCTGCCCGTAGAGGTGCAGTCGGCGCTGGCCTGGGTGGTGCGGGAGGCGACCACCAATGTGCTGCGGCACGGGAACGCCGAGCGGTGTGCGGTGGAAGTACGGGTGAGCGAGGGACGTGTGGTGCTGAAGGTGGAGAACGACGGGGCTGCCGGAGCCTCCGACGGGGGTGGAGGCTCCGGCCTCGCCGGGCTGCGTGAGCGGCTGGCCGCGGTGGACGGCACATTGGAGGCCGGCCGGGCCGGCGAGGGGATGTTCCGGCTGGTGGCGGAGGTGCCGTTGACGGGGGCGGGTGTGCGGGAGGTCACCGTATGA
- a CDS encoding ABC transporter permease — MSTAMTTPVGRMTSLARAELTLLGRSRGTLFAALFVPLILPLSAREAAKQMDLAEVGLTLGTVILPASIGFSLLYAVYATLVSVYTARREELVLKRLRTGELRDTEILTGAALPAVVTGLAQCVVLAIGCTVLLDVGAPRAPHLAVLGLLLGIFLCVSLAAVTSAFTRSVESAQVTTLPVVFLSMIFSGMFVPLEILPDRVASACELLPLTPVITLVRGGWTGGLSASEALGAVLVALVWTVGGVFAVRRWFRWEPRR, encoded by the coding sequence ATGAGTACGGCGATGACCACCCCGGTGGGGCGCATGACGTCGTTGGCCCGGGCCGAGCTGACCCTGCTCGGGCGCAGCAGGGGCACGCTGTTCGCGGCGCTGTTCGTGCCGCTGATCCTGCCGCTGAGCGCGCGGGAGGCGGCGAAGCAGATGGACCTGGCCGAGGTGGGCCTCACCCTCGGCACGGTCATCCTGCCCGCCTCCATCGGCTTCTCGCTGCTCTACGCGGTGTACGCGACGCTCGTCAGCGTCTACACCGCCCGGCGCGAGGAACTCGTCCTGAAGCGGCTGCGCACCGGCGAGCTGCGGGACACCGAGATCCTCACCGGGGCCGCGCTGCCGGCCGTGGTCACGGGCCTCGCCCAGTGCGTGGTGCTGGCGATCGGCTGCACCGTCCTGCTCGACGTGGGTGCGCCCCGCGCTCCCCATCTCGCGGTGCTGGGCCTGCTGTTGGGGATCTTCCTGTGTGTGTCGCTGGCAGCGGTGACCTCCGCCTTCACCCGCAGCGTCGAGAGTGCGCAGGTCACGACATTGCCGGTGGTGTTCCTCTCCATGATCTTCTCCGGGATGTTCGTACCCTTGGAGATCCTGCCCGACCGGGTGGCGTCGGCCTGCGAACTCCTGCCGCTGACCCCGGTGATCACGCTGGTGCGCGGCGGCTGGACCGGCGGGCTGTCGGCGTCCGAGGCGCTGGGCGCGGTGCTCGTCGCGCTGGTCTGGACGGTCGGGGGCGTGTTTGCTGTACGACGGTGGTTCCGCTGGGAACCCCGGCGTTGA
- a CDS encoding ABC transporter ATP-binding protein, with protein MNFDEHEHVIEVTDLRRVYGGGFEAVRGITFSVDRGEVFALLGTNGAGKTSTVELLEGLAEPAAGHIRVLGHDPYAERAVVRPRTGVMLQEGGFPSELTVAETARMWAGCVSGARPPLEVLDLVGLAGKADVRVKQLSGGERRRLDLALALLGDPEVLFLDEPTTGLDAEGRRDTWELVRRLRDNGTTVLLTTHYLEEAEGLADRLAILHQGRIAAAGTPAEVTAAQPSRITFELPEGYFLGDLPPLGELGVSGHEVEGRLVRLRTHRLQWAATRLLVWAEQAGVELRRLDVRSASLEEAFLGIAREAAEAAGTKEYAA; from the coding sequence ATGAACTTCGACGAACACGAACACGTGATTGAGGTCACTGACCTACGACGTGTCTACGGGGGCGGGTTCGAGGCGGTGCGCGGCATCACCTTCTCCGTGGACCGAGGAGAGGTCTTCGCGCTGCTCGGCACCAACGGCGCCGGCAAGACGTCGACCGTGGAGCTGCTCGAAGGGCTCGCCGAACCCGCCGCGGGGCACATCCGGGTGCTCGGGCACGATCCCTATGCCGAGCGGGCCGTCGTACGGCCGCGTACCGGGGTGATGTTGCAGGAGGGCGGCTTTCCGTCCGAGCTGACCGTCGCCGAGACCGCGCGGATGTGGGCGGGGTGCGTGAGCGGGGCACGGCCGCCGCTGGAGGTGCTGGACCTCGTCGGGCTGGCCGGGAAGGCCGACGTACGGGTCAAGCAGCTGTCCGGGGGTGAGCGGCGGCGGCTGGACCTGGCACTCGCGCTGCTCGGGGATCCCGAGGTGCTCTTCCTCGACGAGCCGACGACCGGGCTCGACGCCGAAGGGCGCCGGGACACCTGGGAGTTGGTGCGCAGGCTGCGCGACAACGGCACGACCGTGCTGCTGACCACGCACTACCTGGAGGAGGCCGAGGGCCTCGCCGACCGGCTCGCGATCCTGCACCAGGGACGGATCGCGGCGGCCGGGACACCGGCCGAGGTGACCGCGGCCCAGCCGTCGCGGATCACCTTCGAGCTGCCCGAGGGCTACTTCCTCGGGGACCTGCCGCCGCTCGGCGAGCTGGGCGTGAGCGGGCACGAGGTCGAGGGGCGGCTCGTCCGGCTGCGCACCCACCGCCTGCAGTGGGCGGCGACCCGGCTGCTGGTGTGGGCCGAGCAGGCCGGGGTGGAGCTGCGGCGGCTGGACGTGCGCTCGGCGTCACTGGAGGAGGCGTTCCTGGGCATCGCACGGGAGGCGGCGGAGGCCGCCGGGACGAAGGAGTACGCGGCATGA
- a CDS encoding histone-like nucleoid-structuring protein Lsr2 codes for MAQKVVVTLFDDIDGSEAAETIAFGLDGKSYEIDLNEANAKKLRKALAPYVEAGRKRSKSGKAYKQTEVAPDPAAVRAWAQANKMEVPARGRIPKKVYEAFASAQ; via the coding sequence GTGGCGCAGAAGGTCGTGGTCACTCTCTTTGACGACATCGACGGCTCGGAAGCGGCGGAAACGATCGCCTTCGGACTCGACGGCAAGTCGTACGAGATCGACCTGAATGAAGCCAATGCCAAGAAACTGCGTAAGGCGCTCGCGCCCTACGTGGAAGCCGGCCGCAAGCGGTCGAAGTCCGGCAAGGCGTACAAGCAGACCGAGGTCGCTCCGGACCCGGCGGCGGTCCGCGCCTGGGCCCAGGCCAACAAGATGGAGGTGCCGGCCCGCGGCCGCATCCCCAAGAAGGTCTACGAGGCGTTCGCCTCGGCGCAGTGA
- the purS gene encoding phosphoribosylformylglycinamidine synthase subunit PurS — protein MARVVVDVMLKPEILDPQGQAVQRALPRLGFEGISDVRQGKRFELEVDGPVDEAALARIHDLAESFLANTVIEDFTVKVEEVAEAAK, from the coding sequence GTGGCACGCGTCGTAGTCGACGTCATGCTCAAGCCGGAGATCCTCGACCCCCAGGGCCAGGCGGTGCAGCGCGCACTGCCGCGACTGGGTTTCGAAGGCATCTCCGACGTACGTCAGGGAAAGCGATTCGAACTGGAAGTTGACGGACCGGTCGACGAGGCCGCGCTCGCCCGCATCCATGATCTTGCGGAATCCTTCCTCGCGAACACCGTGATCGAGGACTTCACCGTCAAGGTTGAGGAAGTCGCGGAGGCCGCGAAGTGA